AATACCAAGAGTATTAACTGCTGCCAGTGTCAACACAGAAATTGTAACAGCTGCACCAGCCATATTAATAGTAGCACCTAAAGGAATTGATACTGAATAAGTATCACTATCCAAACCCAATTTTTTACACAAACTCATGTTTACGGGAATGTTTGCAGCAGAGCTACGTGTAAAGAATGCTGTAATACCACTCTCCTTTAAACACTTAAATACAAGGGGATATGGATTTTTACGAATATTTAGAAATACAATAATTGGATTCACAACAAGAGCAATAAAAATCATACAACCAATTAAAACAGCAAGTAACTGTCCATAACCAAATAACGCCTGTATACCACTAGTAGTAATAGAATCAAATACTAAACCCATAATTCCTAGCGGAGCAAAATTAATAACCCATCTTACCATTTGAGATACTGCATCTGAAAAATTATTAATCATAGTTTTTGTAGATTCAGGTGCACCTCTTAAAGCAAATCCAAGAAGTGTTGCCCAAGATAATATACCAATATAATTTGCATTATAAATTGCTTTTACTGGATTATCAACAACATTTAAAAGCAGTGCTTTTAGAACCTCTACCACTCCTCCAGGCGGCGTCACATTTTGGGCTCCTCCTGCAAGTTCTATACTTACCGGGAATACAAAACTTGCAATAACAGCAACAAGTCCAGCTAAAAATGTTCCCAAAAGATAGAGGAATATAATAGATTTCATATTAGTTTCATGACCACTTTTATGTTGAGATATGGCAGCCATAACCAAGAAGAATACTAGCACAGGCGCAATAGCTTTTAAAGCCCCTACAAACAAAGAACCAAAAATCGCCACTGGCTTTGCTACATTAGGAACTGTTATAGCTAATATAATACCCACTATCAAACCTATAATAATTCTTTTTACTAAACTTAAATTATTCCATTTGTTAATTAAATTTTTCATAACCTTTTCAT
The DNA window shown above is from Haloimpatiens massiliensis and carries:
- the sstT gene encoding serine/threonine transporter SstT; translation: MKNLINKWNNLSLVKRIIIGLIVGIILAITVPNVAKPVAIFGSLFVGALKAIAPVLVFFLVMAAISQHKSGHETNMKSIIFLYLLGTFLAGLVAVIASFVFPVSIELAGGAQNVTPPGGVVEVLKALLLNVVDNPVKAIYNANYIGILSWATLLGFALRGAPESTKTMINNFSDAVSQMVRWVINFAPLGIMGLVFDSITTSGIQALFGYGQLLAVLIGCMIFIALVVNPIIVFLNIRKNPYPLVFKCLKESGITAFFTRSSAANIPVNMSLCKKLGLDSDTYSVSIPLGATINMAGAAVTISVLTLAAVNTLGIKVDFATAVILSVLSAVSACGASGVAGGSLLLIPLACSLFGIPNDIAMKVVGVGFIVGVLQDSFETALNSSTDVLFTATAEFAKWRKKGKEIIIKK